A window from Amblyomma americanum isolate KBUSLIRL-KWMA chromosome 7, ASM5285725v1, whole genome shotgun sequence encodes these proteins:
- the LOC144096804 gene encoding uncharacterized protein LOC144096804, whose translation MSWDAHINKVCIKLSKFIGIVSRHKYILPTKTKLDFYYAFFFSYLGYCYLVWGNTTVSNLQKLFLQQKKMLRVITNACYDAPTRPIRIRYKIIPVPRLFDYRFACFYKKQTARDDPFLSRIVQLVPHNTPYTTRNAEMFSVPRCRTNYGFAMLKYILPRCLNSSLYNNINTMSFRALRETFID comes from the coding sequence ATGTCATGGGATGCTCACATAAACAAGGTCTGCATCAAGCTCTCTAAATTCATAGGTATCGTCTCTCGCCATAAATATATCTTACCTACAAAGACAAAACTTGACTTTTActatgcattctttttttcatacttAGGGTACTGCTATttggtatggggaaatactacaGTGTCCAATTTGCAAAAGCTTTTTCTTcaacagaagaaaatgctacgagtCATTACAAATGCCTGCTATGACGCCCCAACTCGCCCCATTCGAATAAGATACAAAATAATTCCAGTTCCTAGGTTGTTTGATTACAGGTTTGCCTGTTTTTATAAAAAACAGACTGCAAGAGATGACCCCTTTTTGTCCCGTATTGTGCAGCTGGTACCACACAACACGCCGTATACCACTAGAAACGCTGAAATGTTTTCGGTACCCAGatgtagaacaaactatggttttGCTATGCTGAAATATATACTACCAAGATGTTTGAACTCTTCTCTTTATAACAATATAAACACAATGTCTTTTCGTGCACTTCGTGAAACATTTATTGATTAG